A genomic region of Verrucomicrobiota bacterium contains the following coding sequences:
- the tal gene encoding transaldolase, translating into MADLLSQLRRHSLIVADTGDFESIRAFQPRDATTNPSLLLKAAQMPEYGGLVEQVLGEARKPLVGGAERMRYALEALSVAFGCEILKIVPQRVSTEVDARLSFDTAATMECARRLIGRYAAAGIPRERVLIKIASTWEGIQAARELEREGVTCNLTLLFSFAQAVACADAGVTLISPFVGRILDWHRKATGRESYAAAEDPGVVSVTKIYQYYKKFGVATEVMGASFRNVGEILGLAGCDLLTISPALLGEMAKTEGVVERKLTMEAAKQSGLEKVFMDEKVFRWMMNEDAMATEKLAEGIRMFAADTVKLEAFLRPRLG; encoded by the coding sequence ATGGCCGACTTGCTTTCCCAATTGAGGCGCCACAGTTTAATTGTGGCCGACACCGGGGACTTTGAGAGCATCCGAGCGTTTCAGCCGCGAGACGCGACGACGAATCCCAGCCTGTTGTTGAAGGCGGCGCAAATGCCGGAGTATGGCGGCTTGGTGGAGCAGGTCTTGGGAGAGGCGCGGAAGCCGTTGGTCGGGGGCGCGGAGCGCATGCGTTATGCGTTGGAGGCTTTGTCGGTGGCTTTTGGCTGCGAGATTTTGAAGATTGTGCCCCAGCGGGTTTCGACGGAGGTGGACGCGCGTTTGAGTTTTGACACGGCGGCGACGATGGAGTGTGCGCGGCGCTTGATTGGGCGTTATGCCGCGGCGGGGATTCCACGTGAGAGGGTGCTGATCAAGATTGCCTCGACGTGGGAGGGCATCCAGGCGGCGCGGGAGTTGGAGCGGGAGGGAGTCACGTGCAATTTGACGTTGTTGTTTTCGTTTGCGCAGGCGGTGGCGTGTGCCGATGCGGGTGTGACGTTGATTTCGCCTTTCGTGGGGCGGATTCTGGATTGGCATCGCAAGGCCACGGGCCGTGAGAGTTATGCGGCCGCTGAGGATCCGGGAGTGGTTTCGGTCACCAAGATTTACCAATACTACAAAAAGTTTGGGGTGGCCACGGAGGTGATGGGGGCGAGTTTTCGGAATGTGGGTGAGATCCTGGGGCTGGCGGGTTGCGACTTGCTGACGATCAGTCCGGCGCTGTTGGGTGAGATGGCGAAGACGGAGGGGGTGGTGGAGCGCAAACTGACGATGGAGGCGGCGAAGCAATCCGGGTTGGAGAAAGTGTTCATGGATGAGAAGGTGTTCCGCTGGATGATGAACGAGGACGCGATGGCGACGGAGAAGCTGGCGGAAGGCATTCGGATGTTCGCGGCGGACACGGTGAAACTGGAGGCCTTTTTGCGTCCGCGGCTGGGTTGA
- a CDS encoding LysR family transcriptional regulator, which yields MGMNIHHLELFYYVAKHGGIAEAVRNMPYGIQQPAVSSQVIQLEEFLELTLFHRRPFALTPPGEKLFQFIEPFFSQVDRVAEELRGGLASQVRFGASELMLRDHLPEMVQSVRKKFPRLKLFLREDYQPQLMELLQQQAIDLAVTIVEGRPPPGLQVIPLLEAPLVLLVEKGSGLKSAEELWKQDKIEEPLICLPPKEPVSREFQAGLRRREVDWFPSIEVSSLALVETYVAKGYGIGVGVKVPRQKLDERVRLLELEKFPALRAGAVWQGKPSPVVEAILNEIKKRAQHLSS from the coding sequence ATGGGCATGAACATCCACCACTTGGAACTCTTTTATTACGTGGCCAAGCATGGGGGCATCGCGGAGGCGGTGCGGAACATGCCGTATGGGATTCAGCAGCCGGCGGTGAGCTCTCAGGTCATCCAGTTGGAGGAGTTTCTGGAGTTGACGTTGTTTCATCGGCGTCCCTTTGCCTTGACGCCGCCGGGGGAGAAACTGTTTCAGTTTATTGAGCCCTTTTTTTCGCAGGTTGACCGGGTGGCGGAGGAGCTTCGTGGCGGGCTGGCTTCGCAGGTGCGTTTTGGGGCTTCGGAGTTGATGTTGCGCGATCACCTGCCGGAGATGGTGCAGAGTGTGCGGAAGAAGTTTCCCCGGTTGAAGTTGTTTTTGCGTGAGGATTATCAGCCTCAGCTGATGGAGCTCTTGCAGCAACAGGCGATCGATTTGGCGGTGACGATCGTGGAGGGGCGTCCGCCGCCGGGGTTGCAGGTGATTCCGTTGCTGGAGGCTCCGTTGGTCTTGTTGGTGGAGAAGGGGTCGGGATTGAAATCGGCGGAGGAGTTATGGAAGCAGGACAAGATTGAGGAGCCGCTCATTTGCCTGCCGCCCAAAGAGCCGGTGAGCCGTGAGTTTCAGGCGGGTCTGCGGCGGCGGGAAGTGGATTGGTTTCCGAGCATCGAGGTGAGCTCGCTGGCTTTGGTGGAGACCTATGTGGCGAAGGGTTATGGCATTGGAGTGGGCGTGAAGGTGCCGCGCCAGAAATTGGACGAACGGGTGAGGCTGCTGGAGTTGGAGAAATTTCCGGCTTTGCGCGCGGGCGCCGTGTGGCAGGGCAAGCCGTCGCCTGTGGTGGAGGCTATTCTCAATGAAATCAAGAAGCGTGCGCAGCATTTATCTTCCTAG
- a CDS encoding sulfite exporter TauE/SafE family protein, with product MHLWIGTLIGGIGGLASGLFGVGGGIIMVPAMVYFMNLPIKSAIGTSLAVIIPTTIVGSFKHFQMGNIQPSAVLAIAPAAVLGGYLGAWLSSQLSDANLKRAFGGFIVLVGLRLLFSK from the coding sequence ATGCACTTATGGATCGGCACGCTCATCGGCGGGATTGGAGGACTGGCCAGCGGGCTCTTCGGCGTCGGCGGAGGCATCATCATGGTGCCCGCCATGGTTTACTTCATGAACCTCCCCATCAAGTCAGCCATCGGCACTTCCCTCGCCGTCATCATCCCCACCACCATCGTCGGTTCCTTCAAACACTTCCAAATGGGAAATATCCAACCCTCCGCCGTCCTTGCCATCGCCCCGGCCGCAGTGCTCGGAGGTTACCTGGGCGCGTGGCTCAGCAGCCAATTGTCCGACGCCAATTTGAAGCGTGCGTTCGGAGGCTTCATCGTCCTCGTCGGGCTTCGCTTGCTTTTCTCCAAATAG
- the mpl gene encoding UDP-N-acetylmuramate:L-alanyl-gamma-D-glutamyl-meso-diaminopimelate ligase, giving the protein MLSDLRSVHFVGICGTAMASVAAAMKERGYRVTGSDQNVYPPMSDFLASRGIHPFSGYAESHLDHRPDLVVIGNAISRGNPEAEAALDRRLRYVSLPELLKEFFIRGKRSLVVTGTHGKTTTTSLLAWIFEHVGLQPSYLIGGIPANLGQGARFTESEWFIIEGDEYDTAFFDKRSKFVHYLPEVVIVNNLEFDHADIFDNLAAIQTSFRRLAHIVPRNGLLLANGDEPNLEPILQSKHCPIKRFGLGERNDIRATALKLESERSSFCLGDARFEIPLTGELNVRNALAAAACARHCGLADRQIQSAFTSFLGVQRRMETRGEAGGVIVIDDFGHHPTAIRETLRALRVRFPGRRLIAVFEPRSNTTRRNVFQCELVEALERADAIVVAEVARLEQLPIELRLNPDRLMNDLKLAGKPAAYIPNVEAILDHLEHESKPGDVVCVFSNGGFGNIHQRLLERLARK; this is encoded by the coding sequence ATGCTCTCGGACCTGCGCAGCGTTCATTTCGTCGGCATCTGCGGTACCGCCATGGCTTCGGTTGCCGCAGCCATGAAGGAACGCGGTTACCGCGTCACAGGCAGCGACCAAAATGTTTATCCCCCGATGTCCGATTTTCTCGCTTCCCGGGGCATCCATCCGTTCTCGGGCTACGCCGAAAGCCATCTCGACCACCGGCCCGACCTCGTCGTGATCGGGAACGCGATTTCCCGCGGCAATCCCGAGGCGGAAGCAGCCTTGGATCGCCGCCTCCGTTATGTCTCCCTGCCCGAACTGTTGAAAGAATTCTTCATTCGGGGCAAGCGCTCGCTCGTCGTGACCGGGACCCACGGTAAAACCACCACTACCTCTCTGCTCGCCTGGATCTTTGAGCATGTAGGCCTTCAACCCAGCTACCTCATCGGAGGCATCCCCGCCAATCTCGGCCAGGGCGCTCGCTTCACCGAAAGTGAATGGTTCATCATCGAGGGCGACGAATACGACACCGCCTTCTTCGACAAACGCAGCAAATTCGTCCATTACCTCCCCGAAGTCGTCATCGTCAATAATCTGGAATTCGACCACGCCGACATCTTCGATAACCTCGCCGCCATCCAGACTTCTTTCCGAAGGCTGGCCCATATCGTCCCGCGCAACGGACTCCTCCTCGCCAACGGTGACGAACCCAATCTCGAACCGATCCTCCAGTCAAAACATTGCCCGATCAAACGTTTCGGCCTCGGCGAGAGGAACGACATCCGAGCCACGGCACTGAAACTCGAATCCGAACGGTCCAGCTTCTGTCTCGGCGACGCCCGCTTCGAAATTCCCCTCACCGGTGAACTCAATGTTCGCAATGCCCTCGCCGCCGCCGCATGCGCCCGCCACTGCGGACTCGCCGACCGCCAAATCCAGTCCGCCTTCACCTCGTTTCTCGGCGTCCAGCGCCGCATGGAAACACGCGGCGAAGCCGGCGGCGTCATCGTCATCGACGATTTTGGACACCACCCCACCGCGATCCGGGAAACGCTGCGCGCGTTGCGTGTCCGTTTCCCCGGTCGCCGGCTGATCGCCGTTTTCGAACCCCGCTCCAACACCACCCGCCGCAACGTTTTCCAATGCGAGTTAGTGGAGGCGCTGGAACGGGCCGACGCCATCGTCGTCGCGGAAGTCGCCCGCCTCGAACAACTGCCGATCGAACTCCGCCTCAATCCCGACCGCCTCATGAACGATCTCAAGCTGGCCGGCAAACCCGCCGCCTACATTCCGAATGTCGAGGCCATCCTCGACCACCTGGAACACGAGTCCAAACCAGGCGATGTGGTCTGTGTCTTCAGCAACGGAGGCTTCGGCAATATCCATCAACGCCTGCTGGAACGGCTCGCACGAAAGTAG
- a CDS encoding response regulator transcription factor has protein sequence MRPEDWQRFESASQMKRTVSIVEDHEGIRNDLALAVRRSRDLELISAYSDAETAVKRLPVERPHVVLLDINLPGLSGLDLLRYARPLLPDALMIMLTIRMDPEAIVTALKAGADGYLLKQSSGRKMMEEVRRAISGETPMSGAVARLVIQSFHMTRSVPAQCALSVREHQVLDELAKGKSHDEIATALTISKNTVSSHLQSCYRKLHANEKLEALRKAGKIT, from the coding sequence ATGCGACCGGAGGATTGGCAACGTTTCGAAAGCGCGTCCCAGATGAAACGAACTGTCTCCATCGTTGAGGATCATGAAGGCATTCGGAACGATCTGGCGCTGGCGGTGAGGCGTTCCCGGGATTTGGAGTTGATTTCGGCCTACTCAGACGCGGAGACGGCGGTGAAGCGGCTCCCGGTGGAGCGTCCGCACGTGGTTTTGCTCGACATTAACCTGCCCGGATTAAGCGGACTTGACCTTTTGCGCTACGCGCGTCCGCTGCTTCCCGACGCCCTGATGATCATGTTGACCATCCGGATGGATCCGGAGGCGATCGTCACGGCGTTGAAGGCAGGAGCGGACGGCTATTTGCTGAAGCAGAGTTCGGGGAGGAAAATGATGGAGGAAGTGCGCAGGGCGATCAGCGGCGAGACACCCATGTCGGGTGCGGTGGCCCGGTTGGTGATCCAGTCCTTTCACATGACCCGGTCCGTGCCTGCGCAATGCGCATTGAGCGTGAGGGAGCATCAGGTGCTGGATGAACTGGCCAAAGGCAAGTCCCACGACGAAATTGCGACGGCGCTGACGATTTCGAAGAACACGGTTTCCTCGCATCTGCAGAGCTGCTATCGAAAACTCCATGCGAACGAGAAGCTGGAAGCGCTGAGAAAGGCTGGCAAGATCACATGA
- a CDS encoding DUF1624 domain-containing protein, with the protein MPKLQDSSSSERAPRLESLDVLRGFDMICMAVGEEIGRGLHAAFPNAATQWVADQFSHVAWAGVHFYDLIFPLFVFIAGISIVFSVDRMMESGGRGLAVRRIVTRTLVLVALGIFYYRGLENGYEKIRLLGVLQRIGLCYGAAALLYCFFKTRGLLAWTAGLLLGYWAMMALIPVPGHGAGNYAEGMNLANYVDKQWLPFRKWDGDHDPEGLLSTLPAVGSCLLGVLTGIFLKSPGMEGSRKARTLFFAGVAGMVAGHLWGLSFPVIKKIWTSSYVLVAAGWSAVFMALFYQVIDVWKWRRWTPVCLWVGLNPITFYMLFNLIDFEKVGNRLVGGEIQRALGHGHELVLHLVILGMALAVVRFMHRRRVYLRV; encoded by the coding sequence ATGCCGAAATTGCAGGATTCATCTTCGTCCGAGCGCGCGCCGCGGTTGGAATCCCTTGATGTGCTGCGAGGCTTCGACATGATTTGCATGGCGGTGGGGGAGGAGATTGGACGGGGCTTGCATGCTGCGTTTCCGAACGCGGCCACGCAATGGGTGGCGGATCAATTCAGTCATGTGGCTTGGGCCGGGGTGCATTTCTACGATCTGATCTTTCCGTTGTTTGTGTTCATCGCGGGGATCTCCATTGTGTTTTCCGTGGATCGGATGATGGAATCGGGTGGGCGCGGGCTGGCGGTCCGGAGGATTGTCACGAGGACTTTGGTGTTGGTGGCGCTGGGGATTTTTTATTATCGGGGGTTGGAGAATGGTTATGAGAAGATCCGCTTGCTGGGAGTGTTGCAGAGAATTGGACTCTGTTATGGTGCGGCGGCGTTGCTGTATTGTTTTTTCAAGACGCGGGGGTTGTTGGCGTGGACGGCGGGATTGCTTCTCGGTTATTGGGCGATGATGGCGTTGATTCCCGTGCCCGGGCATGGCGCCGGGAACTACGCGGAAGGAATGAACTTGGCCAACTATGTGGACAAGCAATGGCTGCCTTTTCGGAAGTGGGATGGAGACCATGATCCGGAGGGTTTGCTGAGCACACTGCCCGCGGTTGGATCGTGTTTGCTGGGAGTCTTGACGGGGATCTTTTTGAAATCGCCTGGGATGGAGGGATCGCGGAAAGCGCGGACTCTGTTTTTCGCTGGTGTGGCGGGGATGGTGGCGGGGCATCTGTGGGGGCTGAGCTTTCCCGTGATTAAAAAGATCTGGACCTCCTCATACGTGTTGGTGGCGGCGGGGTGGAGCGCGGTTTTCATGGCTTTGTTCTACCAAGTGATCGATGTGTGGAAGTGGAGAAGGTGGACTCCGGTTTGTCTTTGGGTGGGATTGAATCCGATCACTTTCTATATGTTGTTCAACTTGATTGACTTCGAAAAAGTGGGCAACCGATTGGTGGGAGGCGAGATTCAGCGGGCGCTGGGTCACGGGCATGAGTTGGTGTTGCACCTCGTGATCTTGGGCATGGCTCTGGCGGTCGTGCGATTCATGCATCGAAGGCGGGTGTATTTACGGGTTTGA
- a CDS encoding zinc ribbon domain-containing protein translates to MPIYEFHCRQCDRDSEILVRSSKWEGSECPHCGSKKLEKKFSTFASSVGGAAVEPGPVCSGVPSSCGMCGTGKPHSHLPRMAMNTGRAAASKQA, encoded by the coding sequence ATGCCGATTTACGAATTTCATTGCCGTCAATGCGATCGCGACAGCGAGATCTTGGTACGATCCTCCAAGTGGGAAGGGAGCGAATGTCCTCATTGTGGTTCCAAGAAGTTGGAAAAGAAGTTTTCGACGTTTGCCTCGAGCGTGGGGGGGGCTGCGGTTGAGCCGGGGCCCGTGTGCAGCGGGGTGCCAAGCTCCTGTGGAATGTGCGGGACCGGAAAACCGCATTCCCATTTACCCCGGATGGCGATGAATACCGGCCGGGCGGCTGCGTCCAAGCAGGCGTGA
- a CDS encoding penicillin-binding protein activator LpoB has translation MDAELIRAAARAAFCGLALLMAGCASSGIRQASGVPATPMNPDERGFVAGTGVESQDLVAVTDKMARSIVAVPVIQKAAAAPYVILEPVLNETRFPINKDMFLDRLRVQLSSKTQGKVRFLARERLAALEKERAAKQAGQFTSSANPNVQEFKGADYLLTGKLQGLSTRTSKGTSDYILYTFQLIDARTTEIVWEDAAEIKKQGLEDAAYR, from the coding sequence ATGGATGCAGAACTTATACGAGCGGCCGCGCGCGCGGCTTTTTGCGGGCTGGCATTGTTGATGGCGGGCTGTGCTTCGTCGGGAATTCGACAAGCGTCGGGAGTCCCCGCCACGCCGATGAACCCTGATGAGCGCGGCTTTGTGGCGGGCACGGGTGTTGAATCTCAAGACTTGGTGGCGGTGACGGACAAGATGGCGAGGAGCATCGTGGCGGTTCCGGTAATTCAGAAGGCGGCCGCTGCGCCTTATGTCATTTTGGAACCGGTGCTCAACGAAACGCGATTTCCGATCAACAAGGACATGTTTTTGGACCGGCTTCGGGTGCAGTTGAGCTCGAAGACCCAGGGGAAAGTGAGATTTCTGGCGCGGGAGAGGCTGGCGGCTTTGGAGAAGGAGCGTGCCGCGAAGCAAGCCGGCCAGTTCACTTCGAGCGCCAATCCAAACGTGCAGGAATTCAAGGGGGCGGATTACCTGCTGACCGGGAAACTGCAGGGTTTGTCCACTCGCACTTCGAAAGGAACCAGTGATTACATTCTCTACACCTTTCAATTGATCGACGCGCGGACCACCGAAATCGTGTGGGAAGATGCGGCTGAGATTAAGAAGCAGGGATTGGAGGACGCCGCGTATCGGTAG
- a CDS encoding DUF1425 domain-containing protein, whose protein sequence is MKASIRGLGLGLTAAVVLATGSGCVPVGESIESSGRAVVTGRTGGAYEPRNANRYDLENSQRFVLLDKTTEREVTCSGLQERFTDDKRLEVMANIRNRRNRRVEVQINCVFKDEQGFPTGDETPFQTLILSENAQEGVRFVSINDKARKYTIRVRQPR, encoded by the coding sequence ATGAAAGCAAGCATTCGGGGATTGGGATTGGGATTGACGGCAGCGGTGGTGCTGGCGACGGGTTCGGGCTGTGTGCCGGTGGGTGAGTCCATCGAGAGCTCGGGTCGGGCCGTGGTGACGGGAAGGACCGGAGGCGCCTACGAGCCGAGGAACGCCAATCGTTATGATCTCGAAAACAGCCAGCGATTTGTGCTGCTCGACAAGACAACGGAGCGGGAAGTGACCTGTTCGGGCTTGCAGGAGCGGTTCACGGACGACAAGCGGTTGGAAGTGATGGCGAACATTCGCAACCGGCGCAATCGCCGCGTGGAGGTGCAGATCAATTGTGTTTTTAAGGATGAGCAGGGATTTCCGACGGGCGACGAGACGCCGTTCCAGACTTTGATTCTGTCCGAGAACGCGCAGGAAGGCGTGCGGTTCGTATCGATCAACGACAAGGCCAGGAAATACACGATTCGGGTGCGCCAGCCTCGCTGA